A region of uncultured Carboxylicivirga sp. DNA encodes the following proteins:
- a CDS encoding starch-binding protein produces MSTIKYIIGFIFLAVITYSCEENYERSAGGDILITNPVLNALTENEFILEAPEEGDDGDFLFRTTWSRPRISYENGLPVDAKNMSYAVEAGILSQNFETKVIVDETDGLFSDIYSATLYKLAESLAGEDFEGTQNIELRIVATYEGSSDSIISNSIPVVVSKVAQWEPEELTIRFKQAAGSWSEFAVYAWGESEVYGGWPGQVLTANAEGWYSFTVPTNRPVNLIINDNGAGQQFDFLNDPMESACYEFDTDNGTFTAVDCPSLPITIRWKYVGTDWTSSAIYAWGGDPVGETFGAWPGQMPTPDAEGWCTVTIPAGQSAGNVIFNNGVGGDGGQFDLSMSITEDICFEITSDSYTLVDCN; encoded by the coding sequence ATGAGTACAATAAAATATATCATTGGTTTCATATTTCTTGCAGTTATTACGTATTCCTGCGAGGAAAACTACGAACGTTCTGCAGGAGGAGATATTCTTATAACAAATCCGGTTTTGAATGCATTAACTGAAAATGAATTTATATTGGAGGCACCGGAAGAAGGTGACGACGGTGACTTTTTGTTCCGTACAACCTGGTCTCGTCCTCGTATCTCATACGAAAATGGTTTGCCAGTTGACGCTAAAAACATGAGCTATGCAGTGGAAGCCGGAATTTTAAGTCAGAATTTCGAAACAAAAGTTATAGTTGATGAAACTGACGGGCTTTTTTCAGATATCTATTCAGCAACATTATACAAATTAGCCGAAAGTCTGGCAGGTGAAGATTTTGAAGGCACACAAAATATTGAATTAAGGATAGTGGCTACCTATGAAGGAAGTTCCGATTCTATTATTTCCAATTCAATTCCTGTGGTTGTTTCTAAGGTAGCTCAATGGGAACCGGAAGAGCTAACCATCAGATTTAAACAAGCTGCAGGCAGCTGGAGTGAGTTTGCAGTATATGCCTGGGGTGAATCAGAAGTTTATGGTGGCTGGCCTGGTCAGGTATTAACTGCTAATGCCGAAGGATGGTATTCATTTACAGTACCAACAAATCGACCTGTTAATTTAATTATAAATGATAATGGAGCCGGTCAGCAATTCGATTTTCTAAACGATCCGATGGAAAGTGCATGTTACGAATTTGATACCGACAATGGCACTTTTACAGCAGTTGACTGTCCTTCATTACCAATAACCATACGTTGGAAATATGTTGGTACCGACTGGACTTCGTCTGCCATCTACGCCTGGGGAGGAGATCCTGTAGGTGAAACTTTTGGTGCATGGCCAGGCCAAATGCCTACACCTGATGCTGAAGGCTGGTGTACCGTAACCATTCCAGCAGGCCAATCAGCCGGTAATGTAATTTTTAATAACGGAGTTGGTGGCGATGGTGGTCAATTTGATCTTTCCATGTCAATTACTGAAGATATATGTTTTGAAATAACGTCCGACTCATATACACTAGTGGATTGTAATTAA
- a CDS encoding SusE domain-containing protein has translation MKKQIIYLSLLLLSVTLFSCNDDENNPILTHIEASQLNYLPSNMIVLETVETGTNPLLFTITWTETFFYLDGSDQSMPAGPVSYQLQIDVEGNNFANAKTLASTMQLYTDVFVADLNTFLLNEFEVQPAEAVNYEMRVVATYGEGNTNNVVNSANTLPVTITTYIPPTDIEPIYIIGDMQGWNNTSTEFMMYRNSSASDDYTYTYTGFIAGNTYFKLCAESNLGTWDKMYCAGAGGVLEFGDFGAFFIETDGYYTITIDLGAMTWLIETYDASGSTEWPVMNFVGAFSEWGATNEPNMVVSSYDPHQWSLDITLDNIEYGVKFRANNSWDNRWCPKVTTDTPWGVAELNPTTHDNNISLDEYGLGTYNIRFNDLTGHYVVMFQE, from the coding sequence ATGAAAAAACAAATAATATATCTGAGTTTGTTGCTCTTATCTGTTACACTTTTTAGTTGTAACGATGACGAAAACAATCCGATACTGACTCATATAGAAGCCAGTCAATTAAACTATCTGCCTTCAAATATGATTGTTCTTGAAACAGTAGAAACAGGAACTAATCCTTTATTATTTACTATCACATGGACCGAGACATTCTTCTATCTTGATGGTTCAGATCAATCTATGCCGGCAGGTCCTGTTAGCTATCAGTTGCAAATAGATGTGGAAGGAAACAATTTTGCTAATGCCAAAACACTTGCTTCCACAATGCAATTATATACTGATGTTTTTGTTGCCGATTTGAATACATTCTTACTAAATGAATTTGAAGTACAACCGGCAGAAGCTGTAAATTACGAAATGAGAGTAGTTGCAACATATGGCGAAGGCAATACAAATAATGTTGTTAACTCAGCCAACACATTGCCTGTAACTATCACTACTTACATTCCTCCAACGGATATCGAACCAATTTATATTATTGGGGATATGCAAGGTTGGAATAATACAAGTACTGAGTTTATGATGTATCGTAATAGTAGTGCCTCTGATGATTATACCTACACTTACACAGGATTTATAGCCGGCAACACTTACTTTAAGCTTTGTGCCGAAAGTAATCTGGGAACCTGGGATAAGATGTACTGTGCAGGTGCTGGTGGCGTTTTGGAATTTGGTGATTTTGGTGCATTCTTCATAGAGACAGATGGCTACTATACAATTACTATTGATTTAGGTGCTATGACATGGTTAATTGAAACATATGATGCAAGTGGTTCAACAGAATGGCCGGTAATGAATTTTGTTGGAGCCTTCTCAGAGTGGGGAGCTACCAATGAACCCAACATGGTTGTTTCAAGCTACGACCCTCATCAATGGAGTTTGGATATTACACTTGACAACATTGAGTATGGTGTTAAATTCCGTGCAAACAATAGCTGGGATAATCGCTGGTGTCCTAAAGTAACAACAGATACTCCGTGGGGTGTTGCAGAATTAAACCCAACTACTCACGACAATAACATTAGTCTGGATGAATATGGTTTGGGTACTTACAATATCCGTTTCAACGACCTTACAGGACATTATGTGGTAATGTTTCAGGAATAA
- a CDS encoding RagB/SusD family nutrient uptake outer membrane protein — MKIYNKITILFAIALTLNLVSCTDDLDTVPPGGKETTAEEAWNDESTYNKFVAKIYASFALSGNQGPNGYDDIVGADQGEATFLRSYWNLQELTTDEAVCAWSDDGLNGLTFCNWTSSNRFCELTYNRILVTIAFCNEFLRETDESLLSERNVDEALKAQIQEYRTEVKAIRAIKYYLLMDLYANVPFLEEESGVGAYMPEQKGRDFLFPWIESELLACEDNLPAKSELNYGKVTNGVIWMVLSKMYLNAEVYIGESKYTESLTYLNKIMNEGYLLDTKYSYMFGADNDLSPEIIFPIIFDGKKATTYGGTTYLMAASWGSDMEPGSNFGLGQSWSGLRAKETLSNLFDDNDARAMFWTDKRTLETSVLNDFNYGYSVIKYTNIKRSDPLNVSVENREFGSDNQFPDTDFPMYRLADAYLMYAEAVLRGGTGGERSTALNYINEIRSRANASTISDGDLTLDFILQERSRELYWEGHRRTDLIRFNQFTANYAWPWKNGVYSGTANINEIYKVFPIPAAELVANSNIEQNPGY; from the coding sequence ATGAAAATATATAATAAAATAACAATACTCTTTGCAATAGCATTGACACTTAACTTAGTTTCCTGTACCGACGATTTAGATACGGTTCCTCCCGGAGGAAAAGAAACTACTGCTGAAGAGGCATGGAATGACGAATCAACTTATAATAAATTCGTTGCAAAAATATATGCCAGTTTTGCACTTTCGGGTAACCAGGGACCTAATGGCTACGATGATATTGTAGGCGCTGATCAGGGAGAAGCAACGTTTCTTCGCTCATACTGGAATTTACAGGAATTGACCACCGACGAAGCTGTTTGTGCATGGTCAGACGATGGTTTGAACGGACTTACTTTTTGCAACTGGACATCCAGTAACCGATTCTGTGAACTTACTTATAACCGTATATTGGTTACCATCGCTTTCTGTAATGAATTTCTGCGTGAGACAGATGAGAGCCTTTTAAGTGAACGAAATGTTGATGAGGCACTCAAAGCTCAAATACAGGAATACAGAACGGAAGTAAAAGCCATCAGAGCTATTAAGTACTATTTACTGATGGATTTATATGCCAATGTTCCATTCTTAGAAGAAGAGAGTGGTGTTGGTGCCTATATGCCAGAACAAAAAGGACGCGATTTCTTATTTCCATGGATTGAAAGTGAACTACTTGCCTGCGAAGACAATCTTCCTGCAAAAAGTGAACTAAACTACGGTAAAGTAACCAATGGAGTAATATGGATGGTTCTGTCAAAAATGTACCTAAACGCCGAAGTTTATATTGGTGAAAGCAAATACACCGAAAGCTTAACTTACCTGAATAAAATAATGAATGAAGGCTATTTGTTGGATACCAAGTACAGCTATATGTTTGGTGCTGATAATGACCTTTCTCCGGAGATCATTTTCCCTATTATTTTTGATGGTAAAAAAGCAACTACTTATGGAGGAACAACCTACCTGATGGCGGCTTCATGGGGATCGGATATGGAACCAGGGAGTAACTTCGGATTGGGTCAGTCATGGTCAGGTCTTCGAGCTAAAGAAACGCTTAGCAATTTATTTGATGATAATGATGCAAGAGCCATGTTCTGGACTGATAAGAGAACGCTGGAAACCTCAGTTTTAAATGATTTTAATTATGGATATTCAGTTATAAAATATACAAATATCAAACGAAGCGATCCGTTGAATGTATCGGTAGAAAATCGTGAATTTGGTTCTGATAACCAATTCCCTGATACCGATTTTCCGATGTACCGATTGGCTGATGCTTACCTGATGTATGCTGAAGCTGTTTTACGAGGTGGAACAGGTGGTGAAAGAAGCACTGCGCTGAATTATATCAACGAAATTCGTTCCAGAGCCAATGCTTCAACCATTTCGGATGGCGACCTGACACTTGATTTTATTTTACAGGAACGCTCAAGAGAACTGTATTGGGAAGGACACCGCCGTACCGACCTGATTCGTTTTAACCAATTTACAGCAAATTATGCCTGGCCTTGGAAAAATGGAGTATACAGCGGAACTGCAAATATCAACGAGATTTATAAAGTATTTCCGATTCCGGCAGCTGAGTTAGTAGCTAACTCAAACATCGAACAAAACCCGGGTTACTAA
- a CDS encoding TonB-dependent receptor: protein MKKIHSNSKASKTRLWFSKVFALLLLLTSTIPGFAQESTSVSGIVKDQSGETLIGVNVIVKNKTIGTVTDTNGQFSFNQISASDTLVFSFIGFDDQEVAIAGRQSINVVMTSSEELVGEVVIIGYGSVKKDDLTGSVAVLKPDLENRGSAPNPQDMLIGKIPGVQITTAGGSPSAGATIRIRGGSSLSANNDPLIVVDGIPLGGGPGGVGNMLSTINPTDIETFTVLKDASATAIYGSRASNGVILITTKKGKTGKLRISYDGNVSVSQRKEGIDVLNGDEFRTFIQDTFTGLSNEAEVLGKLGSENTDWQDAIFRTSLSTEHNLSAYGSYKDIMPYRASVGYTNQNGILKTSNMERFTGSFSVTPQMLDKHLSVNLNGRGMYIKNRFADQGAIGSAISMDPTQPIYDENSPYGGYWSWTGNDGNILNVATKNPVSLLEMRDDTSEGYQFIGNAQADYKLHFFPKINFNLNMGIDYSETTGHNATPHTAPAQANAGGYQNDWKNTRNNSLLDFYGQYKTDMNFMQSNIDVMAGYSWQHFWWENSNLAIRTAPDRYGEVIEDNVPYAEEYYLVSFFGRMNWNMYNKYLLTFTVRQDGSSRFNSDNRWGVFPAAAFAWRINEENFLKGSDILSNLKLRLGWGLTGQQDIGYTYPSVRVYQNSVGEAANYYRNGVWETLIKPLSYNANLKWETTRTWNVGVDYGFFNNRLNGTIDFYNRETSDLLNQEVKVAAGSNFSEYVVANIGTLENIGTEFSVNVVPIVKNDWEWEFGFNFAYNKNEITALTFNNEAAMNRFGNTGGDGGFNLLAHSVGHPHSMYYVYEQIYDEAGNPIEGMYVDRNNDGTINEEDLYLYHKFTPDWNLGFNTKLSYKSWDLSIASHGSLGNYNYNAIAANNAELAPARVYANEFLSNRHATAFETNFQYKRVLSDYYVQDASFFRIDNITLGYSIDKILGFDTKTRLSLAVQNPVVFTNYKGLDPEVFGGVDSNFYPRPIMYVFGVSVNF from the coding sequence ATGAAAAAAATCCATTCGAACTCAAAGGCTTCGAAAACACGTTTGTGGTTTTCAAAAGTCTTTGCTCTTCTGTTATTATTAACTTCTACAATTCCCGGGTTCGCTCAGGAATCAACTTCTGTCTCCGGTATTGTTAAAGATCAATCAGGCGAGACTCTAATAGGGGTAAACGTTATTGTTAAAAATAAAACTATTGGAACGGTAACTGATACCAACGGGCAGTTTTCATTTAATCAAATTTCTGCAAGCGACACTTTAGTCTTCTCGTTTATTGGATTTGATGATCAGGAGGTTGCTATTGCCGGGCGTCAATCCATTAATGTTGTGATGACTTCATCAGAGGAATTGGTTGGTGAAGTTGTAATTATTGGTTATGGTTCGGTAAAGAAAGATGACCTGACCGGTTCAGTTGCTGTTCTAAAACCCGATTTGGAAAACCGAGGTTCTGCACCTAATCCACAAGATATGCTTATTGGTAAAATACCCGGTGTACAAATTACTACAGCCGGTGGTTCTCCAAGTGCAGGAGCAACCATTCGTATTCGTGGTGGTTCATCACTTTCGGCTAATAACGATCCTTTAATTGTTGTGGACGGAATACCATTAGGTGGCGGTCCGGGTGGTGTTGGTAATATGCTTAGTACCATCAACCCAACCGATATCGAGACATTTACCGTATTAAAAGATGCTTCTGCAACAGCTATTTACGGTTCAAGAGCCTCCAACGGAGTAATTCTGATCACCACTAAAAAAGGAAAAACAGGGAAGCTTCGCATCAGTTATGATGGAAATGTATCGGTAAGTCAGCGCAAAGAAGGAATTGATGTGCTTAACGGAGATGAATTCCGCACATTTATACAAGACACCTTCACTGGTTTATCAAACGAAGCAGAAGTACTTGGAAAACTGGGTAGTGAAAACACAGATTGGCAGGATGCTATTTTCCGTACATCGTTAAGCACTGAGCACAACTTAAGTGCATACGGATCTTATAAGGATATTATGCCATACCGGGCTTCGGTTGGTTACACCAATCAGAACGGTATTCTGAAAACTTCCAATATGGAACGTTTTACAGGTAGTTTCTCTGTTACTCCGCAAATGTTAGATAAACATCTGTCAGTAAACCTGAATGGACGTGGGATGTATATCAAAAACCGTTTTGCCGATCAGGGTGCCATTGGATCTGCTATTTCAATGGATCCAACACAGCCTATATACGACGAAAACAGCCCATACGGAGGTTATTGGTCATGGACAGGTAATGACGGGAACATATTAAACGTTGCTACAAAAAACCCTGTTTCATTGCTTGAAATGCGTGATGATACATCAGAAGGCTACCAGTTTATTGGAAATGCACAGGCTGATTATAAACTGCACTTCTTCCCTAAAATTAATTTCAACTTAAATATGGGAATTGATTATTCCGAAACAACCGGACATAATGCAACTCCACACACAGCTCCTGCACAAGCTAATGCAGGTGGTTATCAGAATGATTGGAAAAATACACGTAACAATTCATTACTCGATTTCTATGGTCAGTACAAGACTGATATGAACTTTATGCAAAGTAATATCGATGTTATGGCAGGTTATTCATGGCAGCACTTCTGGTGGGAAAACAGTAATCTTGCTATTCGCACGGCTCCAGATCGTTATGGCGAAGTGATCGAAGATAATGTACCCTATGCTGAAGAATATTATCTGGTATCCTTCTTCGGAAGAATGAATTGGAACATGTATAACAAATACCTGCTTACATTTACGGTTCGTCAGGATGGATCTTCAAGATTTAACAGCGACAATCGCTGGGGTGTATTTCCGGCAGCTGCATTTGCCTGGCGTATCAACGAGGAGAATTTCCTGAAAGGTTCTGATATCCTATCCAATCTTAAACTTCGTTTGGGATGGGGACTTACCGGACAACAGGATATCGGCTACACCTACCCTTCCGTTAGAGTTTACCAGAACAGTGTGGGTGAAGCAGCCAACTATTATCGCAATGGAGTCTGGGAAACACTTATTAAGCCCCTTTCATACAATGCTAATCTTAAGTGGGAAACTACACGTACCTGGAATGTTGGAGTAGATTATGGTTTCTTCAACAATCGCTTAAACGGAACCATCGACTTTTACAACCGCGAAACCAGTGATCTGCTGAATCAGGAAGTAAAAGTTGCAGCAGGTAGTAACTTCAGCGAATATGTAGTAGCCAATATTGGTACACTTGAAAACATCGGTACTGAATTTTCGGTAAATGTGGTTCCAATCGTTAAAAACGACTGGGAATGGGAATTTGGATTCAACTTTGCCTATAATAAGAATGAAATTACTGCACTTACGTTTAATAACGAAGCAGCAATGAACCGTTTTGGAAATACAGGTGGTGATGGTGGTTTTAACCTTCTTGCTCACTCTGTAGGTCATCCTCATTCGATGTACTATGTGTACGAACAAATATACGACGAAGCGGGAAATCCAATTGAAGGAATGTATGTGGATAGAAATAACGACGGAACGATAAACGAAGAAGATCTTTATTTATATCACAAATTTACTCCCGACTGGAATCTTGGTTTTAATACTAAACTAAGTTACAAAAGCTGGGACTTATCAATTGCTTCACACGGTAGCCTGGGTAATTATAACTATAATGCAATTGCTGCTAATAACGCAGAACTTGCACCTGCACGTGTTTATGCCAACGAGTTCTTAAGCAACCGTCATGCTACTGCATTTGAAACAAATTTCCAGTACAAAAGAGTCTTATCTGATTACTACGTTCAAGACGCTTCATTCTTCAGAATCGACAACATCACACTGGGATATTCGATAGACAAAATACTGGGATTTGATACTAAAACAAGATTATCACTTGCAGTTCAGAATCCTGTAGTATTTACTAACTACAAAGGACTTGATCCGGAAGTTTTCGGTGGAGTGGATAGTAATTTTTATCCTCGCCCGATCATGTATGTATTTGGTGTGAGTGTAAACTTTTAA
- a CDS encoding DUF6377 domain-containing protein, translated as MKGTFLYIFIFVSINIVAQDNTIDSLFKVLDQSISNKNLFIENKLNIIDSLKAKVLKADNKHQQFSLFKELYDEYKTFQYDSAYHYAISNYNDSKNTNNIYWFNQSSLDLSFIMTSSGLYSDSFRFIENIVNDSLTNQQKLEYYNHYGRLYHDLTLFNGRNLYSDEYWYKARGYWDSLIILSDQLQVPNHISKGLLELIDGNIERAKNIYLGYLQSQDSYSQDYSITASTLSFIYSISDNKKMQKQYAILAAISDINCAITENASFHQLALILYDEGDTERAYQLIKLSLNDANYYNARLRRVEIAKSLPIIEKAFHDKLNKEKRRLAIALAAISLLALIILFATFYILKQLKELRRNRKVIQLTNDQLNQLNLDLLESNKIKEEYIGHFLNLCSQYIDKIEQFQQLVQRKITVGQIDSLLAMTKSKKLIDEEMQELLMSFDRIFLKLFPDFKDEFNALFEPEDQFSLKKDELLNTELRIFALIRLGVSDSSKIAQFLRYSVNTVYTYRTKVKNRAKIDRDKFEDEIMKIDSFTS; from the coding sequence ATGAAAGGAACCTTTTTATACATTTTTATTTTCGTCAGCATTAATATTGTTGCACAAGACAATACTATTGACTCACTTTTTAAGGTTCTGGATCAGTCAATCAGCAATAAAAATCTATTTATTGAAAACAAGCTTAATATTATTGACAGCTTAAAAGCAAAGGTATTGAAGGCAGATAACAAGCATCAACAATTCTCACTTTTCAAAGAATTATACGATGAGTATAAAACCTTTCAATATGATTCTGCTTATCATTATGCTATTTCAAATTACAACGATTCAAAAAATACAAATAACATATATTGGTTCAACCAAAGCAGCCTTGATTTATCCTTTATCATGACCTCATCAGGGTTATATAGCGATTCGTTTCGATTTATCGAAAATATAGTTAATGACTCTTTAACCAATCAACAGAAACTTGAATATTACAATCATTATGGTCGATTGTATCACGATCTTACTTTATTTAACGGACGAAATCTATATTCCGATGAATATTGGTACAAAGCACGTGGTTACTGGGATTCATTAATTATTCTTTCGGATCAGTTACAGGTTCCCAACCATATATCCAAAGGTTTACTCGAGCTGATTGATGGCAATATTGAAAGGGCAAAAAATATTTATCTTGGTTACCTTCAGAGCCAGGATTCATATAGTCAGGATTATTCCATTACAGCCTCTACCCTTTCATTTATCTACAGCATTTCGGATAATAAGAAGATGCAGAAGCAATATGCAATTCTGGCAGCTATTTCTGATATCAATTGTGCTATAACTGAAAATGCCTCGTTTCATCAACTTGCTCTGATCTTATATGATGAAGGCGATACTGAAAGGGCATACCAATTGATCAAGCTTTCTCTCAACGATGCCAATTATTACAATGCACGGTTACGTAGAGTAGAGATTGCCAAATCGTTACCCATTATCGAAAAAGCCTTTCATGATAAACTTAACAAAGAAAAAAGAAGACTGGCGATAGCACTGGCTGCCATAAGTTTACTGGCTCTTATTATTTTATTTGCCACCTTCTACATTCTTAAGCAGTTAAAAGAGCTACGGCGAAACCGAAAAGTAATTCAATTGACCAATGATCAGTTGAATCAATTAAATCTAGATCTACTCGAATCAAATAAAATTAAAGAGGAATACATTGGACACTTCCTTAACCTCTGTTCCCAATACATCGATAAAATTGAACAGTTTCAGCAACTTGTTCAACGCAAAATAACAGTTGGACAAATTGATTCGTTGCTGGCAATGACCAAATCAAAAAAGTTGATTGATGAAGAAATGCAGGAGCTTTTAATGAGCTTCGACCGTATTTTCCTTAAGTTATTCCCAGATTTTAAAGACGAATTCAATGCACTTTTCGAACCCGAAGATCAATTCTCATTGAAAAAAGATGAGCTTTTGAATACCGAACTTAGGATCTTTGCTTTGATTCGTTTAGGTGTAAGCGACAGTTCAAAGATAGCTCAGTTTTTACGCTACTCAGTTAATACGGTTTATACGTATCGTACCAAAGTTAAAAACCGGGCAAAAATTGACAGAGATAAGTTCGAAGATGAAATAATGAAAATCGACAGTTTTACATCGTAA
- a CDS encoding FAD-dependent oxidoreductase, translated as MKNKRIVIIGGSAAGPKAAARARRLDESAEITIFQKAPDLSMASCGYPYYVGGFFDDRNKLLCTPTGVVRDPKYYINAKGIEAKVNTEVTRIDRKKMQIEFKDLISGETGTHQYDKLIIATGTTPKMPPIPGINLEGITPLQSMQNADYLRKIRDDKSIKKAVVIGGGLIGIETTEALNLAGIELTLIELLPQLLTFLDWKMAKLVENYLKSKANVITKNGVAEFIGENGRLKAVKLANGTEIPCELAVVAIGVTPRVDLAREAGLDIGELGGITVNDYMQTSDKDIYAVGDCIEVTNKITGNKVLAPYGDLANLEGRVAGENVILNDTATFKGTIQTGICKIFDYGLGITGLSETAAEKEGLDFIKVVNASPDKPGFMNGKLLITKLVAEQKTGRILGAQCIGPGDVSKQIAIWATAIMGKLTVDDLVNNDLPYAPPFSLAIDHSIATAHIMQNKMRGLFDGISALEVKEKVDKGVFLYLLDTRGPDEYEQTRLGLGETLIPIGQLRTRIQELPKDKDTPIVTYCKISLRGYEASRVLKAHGYTNVKVMEGGIMGWPFEKEK; from the coding sequence ATGAAAAATAAACGCATTGTTATTATTGGTGGATCTGCTGCAGGACCCAAAGCAGCGGCCCGGGCTAGAAGACTAGATGAATCTGCTGAGATCACTATCTTTCAGAAAGCACCTGATTTATCAATGGCTTCCTGTGGTTACCCTTATTATGTAGGTGGCTTCTTTGACGACAGAAACAAACTGCTTTGCACACCTACAGGAGTGGTTCGAGACCCAAAGTATTACATCAACGCCAAAGGAATAGAAGCTAAAGTTAATACCGAGGTTACTCGTATCGACAGAAAAAAGATGCAGATAGAATTTAAAGATCTGATATCAGGTGAAACAGGAACTCATCAATATGATAAGCTAATTATTGCAACCGGTACAACTCCAAAAATGCCTCCAATACCCGGAATTAATCTGGAAGGAATAACACCTCTTCAATCAATGCAAAACGCTGATTATTTGCGTAAAATTCGTGATGATAAAAGCATTAAAAAAGCGGTTGTTATTGGTGGAGGGCTAATTGGAATTGAAACAACCGAAGCTCTAAATCTGGCAGGTATTGAATTAACACTTATTGAGTTATTACCTCAATTACTAACCTTCCTCGACTGGAAAATGGCAAAGTTGGTTGAGAATTACCTTAAATCGAAAGCCAATGTTATTACCAAAAATGGAGTTGCTGAGTTTATTGGAGAAAATGGCAGATTGAAAGCTGTAAAACTGGCTAATGGAACAGAAATTCCATGTGAGCTGGCTGTTGTTGCTATTGGTGTAACCCCTCGTGTTGATCTGGCTCGCGAAGCAGGATTGGACATTGGTGAACTGGGCGGAATAACCGTTAACGACTATATGCAGACTTCAGACAAAGATATTTATGCCGTTGGCGACTGTATAGAGGTTACAAATAAAATAACGGGCAATAAGGTTCTGGCTCCATACGGAGACCTTGCTAATCTGGAGGGCCGTGTGGCTGGTGAAAATGTAATATTAAATGATACAGCCACCTTTAAAGGAACAATCCAAACGGGTATTTGCAAAATATTTGATTATGGTTTAGGTATTACAGGGTTGTCTGAGACTGCAGCAGAAAAAGAAGGTTTGGATTTCATTAAAGTTGTTAATGCTAGTCCTGATAAGCCTGGATTTATGAATGGAAAGTTACTGATAACCAAATTGGTTGCAGAACAAAAAACGGGGCGCATCCTTGGTGCCCAATGCATAGGTCCGGGTGATGTAAGCAAACAAATTGCCATCTGGGCAACAGCCATCATGGGCAAACTTACCGTTGACGATTTGGTAAATAACGACTTGCCATATGCTCCTCCGTTCTCATTGGCCATTGATCATAGCATTGCCACAGCCCACATCATGCAAAATAAAATGCGTGGTTTATTCGACGGAATATCTGCTTTAGAAGTAAAAGAAAAAGTTGATAAAGGTGTATTTCTTTATTTACTGGATACAAGAGGTCCGGATGAATACGAACAGACAAGACTCGGCTTAGGCGAAACATTGATACCGATAGGTCAATTACGTACTCGCATACAGGAATTACCCAAAGATAAAGACACACCAATAGTTACCTATTGTAAAATATCACTACGTGGCTATGAGGCTTCCCGTGTACTAAAAGCACACGGATATACGAATGTTAAAGTAATGGAAGGAGGTATAATGGGTTGGCCTTTCGAAAAAGAAAAATAA
- a CDS encoding Mrp/NBP35 family ATP-binding protein produces MTEHTMLTPLEKKPELLNTVKNIILIASGKGGVGKSTVAANLAISLSREGYKTGLLDADVYGPSVPILFDIKDEHPAIEKENDKAIIIPIEKYGVKIMSIGLLVKDEDAMIWRGPMASKTLKQVIEDTKWGELDFLLMDMPPGTGDIAITMAQDFKKAKALIVITPQQLAVADGRKAGYMFNNQHVQTPILGIIENMAWFTPANHPDERYYIFGKGGGQQLADEFNAPLIGQIPLVMEIEETSDQGINIFLTDNPSVHKAFQELTNKILDKVN; encoded by the coding sequence ATGACTGAACATACAATGCTAACGCCTCTCGAAAAAAAGCCAGAACTACTGAACACAGTCAAAAACATAATTCTGATAGCATCAGGAAAAGGTGGTGTAGGTAAATCAACCGTTGCAGCTAATCTGGCAATAAGTCTATCCAGAGAAGGTTATAAAACAGGATTATTAGATGCTGACGTTTATGGTCCATCTGTTCCGATTTTATTTGATATCAAAGACGAACATCCTGCCATTGAAAAAGAAAATGACAAAGCAATAATAATTCCCATTGAAAAATACGGAGTCAAAATAATGTCAATTGGATTATTGGTCAAAGATGAGGATGCAATGATTTGGCGTGGTCCCATGGCATCAAAAACACTCAAACAGGTAATTGAAGACACAAAATGGGGTGAACTTGATTTTCTGTTGATGGATATGCCTCCCGGAACGGGTGATATTGCTATTACCATGGCACAAGACTTTAAAAAAGCGAAAGCATTAATTGTTATTACACCTCAGCAGTTAGCTGTTGCAGATGGTAGAAAAGCAGGTTATATGTTCAACAATCAACATGTACAAACACCCATACTGGGTATTATCGAAAATATGGCGTGGTTTACTCCTGCTAATCATCCTGATGAACGTTATTACATCTTTGGTAAAGGAGGTGGTCAACAGTTGGCGGATGAATTCAATGCCCCTCTTATTGGACAGATACCTCTGGTAATGGAAATTGAAGAAACTTCAGACCAAGGAATAAATATTTTTCTAACTGATAACCCTTCTGTACATAAAGCATTTCAGGAATTGACCAATAAAATTCTCGATAAAGTCAATTGA